The stretch of DNA ACTACCAGCGTAGATGGGAACAGACTGTAAAATATACTTGTCAAGAAAGTCACACAAACAGAGCTGAGAGATTGAACTTCCAACACATCttctcttacatatttgtcatgtctgtattatttttgctgtcattttaatacTGGTTCGTGTCTTTGGTCACTGCAGTGTTCACAGTTGACCTCGAGTGCATCCAACCGCACCAGAATTCACTTGCAAGCGGGCCTAGACCCATTTCTCAAGTGGTTTGGCACACACCAGGGTTTGGACGattgcatttgttttcattgaaccaaacatgacaagagtAAGCACAGCCTCATGCTATTACAATCAAGTGTTTTGCATCAGAAAGTGTTGTTGTGAGTGCGAGCTGCAGATGGCTTGTTTCATCAGAGGGATTTGTTCTCTTGAGCTGGTCACTGCTCCAGGATCACCActtggcaaaacaggaaatgactCCTACCTCTCTGTTTCCTGTTCAGACAGGGAACAACAACGTCTCCTCCAAATCCTTCTCTATCCATCCCTCAGGACCTTCCTCCTCCCCTATGATAAAAAGCCTCATTTCCTGTCATTCTTGCACTTTGAACAGAGGAATCAAGGAGAGGTTAACGGTTTTTGTGCAGGAAATTTAGtccaattatgacttttttaggATTTCCACCACCCCTTGAGAATTAGACCGTTACGTTATTTGTGCTTTTACTGAAATCTCCACCTTCAGTGGATGGGTCATCCTCCAAAAATACACCTTTCTGGTTTTTGCTGTCTTTGCTCCCAAAAGTCTGCAGCACACAAGAGCTCCAGCGGAAGCATGGTCGCTCCGGTTGCTCATGCGTCGTGCTGCCACCTCCCACCCACTGCCTCTGCAGACCGCTATTTTGGGACTGCCCACTGATGCCTGCGCTCCTCTCTGTGGGCATAGCTTTGTCTTTGGGCTTTAAAGTAAAGGTCCTTTTTAtttgtcaggttttttttttaggttgaaTTCACCAAGTCTGCTAAAAGATCAACCAAAGGTTATTGTACCTTTCTGTGAGAAGGGGCTGTTGTTTCCCTATGCAAGCATAGAAGGTTTGATGCCTTTTAATCTCACACTTTCCCTAATTCAGTTAATCGGTGGCTTGAAGGGATGTGGCCAAACACTGTGTTCATTTCCACAATGGTGACAACTGACACGAGAAGCTGAATAGTTCTGAGTGATGATGGTGGAAGCAACGTCTTCAACACTTCAGTTTCCTACTAACAAGGAAACTCTTGGAGTTAAATGTTCTACATTTCATCCTTTTGAGATCCATACATTGCTTCCTCTGGCAGTAGATAAGAGAACACTTAAACACACAAACGATGCAGTAATAATAGTGTATATATGTTTCTGCATCAGTAAGCTATTACGTCTTTcactaataaagtatttttttctaagGGTACGACATGTTGACAACGAAACTTACTtggatacaaaaaaataaaaactgtaaTGGTGGTGAAGGCAGTTTTTCATAAAAGACTACACACGTGCGCATCAACTTTTTGTCCCACCCgatgaaaaagaaaacattccAGATTTCATAGAATGCCCGGAAGGAAGAAGTCAGTACAACATGAAATATGTTTAGTaaagatgctcgatattggctttgtATCAGTATCAACCGATATCGATATTGGCAGAAGATCTTTCCTTAAACTAATatcaggtcacatcttgtgtaTAAGGAACACATGACGCTTCTTTtattgtgatgccactggatgcatttcaaaAGCAAACACTACAAAAGAAGACACATACTGCAATaaatgctatatttattgtaaacattttgtctcaacaaaaatcatgaccaattaAAGGGAGTCACCTCACTTCCCCCTCACACAACCAGTGCTTCCATTGCGAAATGAGCTATTTTTCTAaggcaagttagcaagcaaacgctaatatacTGAAAATGAAGGCACGAAAGAGATAATttctaagccaaatgccacagcccctgtgtcgaggtgcagcagagccttcgtcccaacaGTCAACTGTTattgaggcgtttggtcgggaACGTAAATATAAACGAAACAGCGCAAAGTGGTGCGCGCTCACTGACAGTGTTGCTCGCTACTTTACAAAAGAagtgcaacctttcaatacagttgaaaagcccaacattttgggaaatgttaTACATGTTTGACAGACATTACGAATTGCTAGGGAAGAACGTatatgtacatgtcacaaacagctaTTGCTGAACTGTATATTCGAGTGAAAGAAGAGACATCAGAAACTGGTTGCATTTGACtctgccaccacagatatgtggtccaacttaaatatgaccccctacattagtttaacaatacactacataaatgtgtgtgtgtttgtgtgtgtgtatgttttttattggagtgtatttttcttaacagagacagggtctatttttattgtttttggttattatgattgtgatttttattgaaGTGCACTTTTTGCTAAAAGATAGtgagtcaattttattttcatagagttttttttggcttttttagtttgtttaatttattatgttatttgtttaatttttttagtttgtttaatttattatgttatttgtttaatttatttaaaaacttgAAATTCCAATTATAATGTGTATATactcttaaagaaaaaaaagtttattgcttttgatttgatgtactctcattattatgccatataattaatggaaaaaatggtctcaaaaaatgttgtcaatatcgatttgacaataatttgtaggacaaatATCGTTCAGCaaaatttttttattgtgacaggcctaggcaGAAGGGAACAaagagtgcttgatttgctgaCCCGCACAGTACAGAGTAATCTCGCCTGTCATTATCATCAAGTACCCTGATATCGGCTCGATAATTGTCGGtttgataattatcgtgcacccctagaaACTATACCCCGGATGCATCCAGAAGTAAATGGATCATTTTTTGCCATACCTattgttgctgactattgttctgaGTAATATCACCTGATCAAACATTTTCTGTCATTCTGCACTGCaaaatgtatgatttgtgctgatatcagattgatatcaatatcggccgatactCAAGACTGCAACATAGGTATtgtattggaagtgaaaaaggtGTATCCTTATTAGTCCCTATTAGTCATTGTGGATTGTTAAGGATCTTTGTAGATGTGTGCTATGCCAGGAGTTGCACTGAAGTCCGCCTCCAGGGCATTCCGGGAAATCAGTAGGGTTTGGCATCTGCGGAATGGCAAAATGACACAATTATTAGATATAAATGCTctcttgtacagtacagtatatgacccCTGGGACATGTGCATTGCAGAGTGCAGACAAGGATGAAGGATCCTAAATTAGATTCACAGCAGAAATGTCTGGGGTCCTCTGTGATCCACCACTTCTGCAAAGAAAATCAGTAAAGCAGTTTTTCTGTGATTTAGCTAAGAAACTGGTCATGAAAACTAAACCTCCTTGTCCTCAGTAATTATAGTATATACGTCCAACATGAAGACATTTGTTAACAACAGCGGGAAACCCAACAGActtttgtatttgttgttgttttcctgcAGGTGGAGTTGGCACTGTGGGATACTGCAGGCCAAGAAGACTACGACAGGTTGAGGCCTCTCTCCTACCCGGATACTGACGTCATCTTAATGTGCTTTTCCATTGATAGCCCAGACAGTTTAGGTAAGTTTGGCTCAATTTGCGTCAATAGTAACAAAAATGACTTATATAAATATAGTGGTGATTTTACACAGCACATAGCAGCTAACGATTAgtgcagctaaaaaaaaatccttgccTTGAGAAGCCTGCAGAGCAATCCATCATGAGAAGTGACTCGTCTGTGCCCTTTTTATAGTTGTCCCTCTTGAGTATTTTATCTCACATCCTCCCACTCTCACTTTCTCTCGGGACAGAAAACATTCCCGAGAAGTGGACGCCTGAGGTGAAGCACTTCTGTCCCAATGTTCCCATTATCCTGGTGGGGAACAAGAAGGACCTGAGGAACGATGAGCACACACGGAGAGAGCTGGCCAAAATGAAGCAGGTACAGTGGATTTGGAAAGGTCAACAGCGTGTTGGATGTTACCAACACGTGTTGGATGGCACCTTTTCGAGACCCAAATCCAACAACAGTGTATCTGAAGTGTGTGCGGTCAAAATTAGGGGTGCGAAGGTATATCGCTGTGTTTTACCTAAACGATGGATCGATGCACTCTGGCCGTgtatctgatttaaaaaataaaataaatatatatatataaacaataaacatctTTCACCGTTCCTCCTCAATGAGTTGCGTCACCATTTTACATGCCATCTCGTAGGTGCTCCTCGCCAGAGTGGTTATAGAAAGTGGTTGGGCGGAACTTCCGTCGCAGACGTCATAGAAGAAAACTCAAACGGCGCAACGATGGATGTTAAGCGGAGCAAAGTTAAATGGAAAGATGCGCCAGGATAGTAAAATCAAAAGTGTAGACTcgctttggcttttatagtaTGGCTGTGTGAGACAAAGCTGGATAAGGACTTTGCAGTATGTAAGAAGTGTTTCATGAAAATACGACACACAGCCGGCACGACAAACACACAAGGAAATAACAGCTGAGGAGAAAGGAGAAAGGTTTCTTTTAAAACGCTATAAAACATGACAGCAGTATTTGCAGTTGTCACATATCACTGCGTGTGCCTTGTTATACTTTCTACAAACGTAATAAGGAACCACAACAACATTGGTATTAGCTTGGGAGCAGCATGCTAAGCCGGTGTCGGATAAAATATGGAGCCTATAAAATTTGTACAGTTTTGCGCATGCACTAAAATCAGCGGTACATAatttctgatatttttatgaatctgtaccctaaccctaaccactaggCATAAAACTaagaaacaataaatacaaaattaaatttGGCATGCTCCAATCAAATAGGTACACATTTTacaaggtttgtttttttatgccaCACCGGCGATCTGCAACAGCTCAGGAGCTACCAATACTTgccaaaaagtcaaagaatatttgcttccacTCTTAATCATTATGCCTCTATTTATATAAATTGATATATAAATGAGCACCAAATAGCATAAACACAATGACCTCACAGTTTGAATGGAGATTTTCTTTGTAAATAATGTACAATTACATGTTGCCAGTCATACTGTAtagttgtactgtatattatgtctactatattgtgtagtatgagtgtaaaggtgactataggggtgttatttcatgtcgagagtaATAGTGTTAAGAAActgatttagaaggtcgtaaataggtATTCTGAGCTCTGACTtcgaaaatattcaatgtataaataaggaaccctactttgcggaaattcacttatcacggtcgggtctgaaaccaattaactaaaaaacgagggattactgtacagtgtagctctgcacttgtccaacataatagatgccatatatcacaacaacgtaacatgacagagtgggacaggaggacaccaacACTGGCAACACTAGCAGCTATGTGAGCTGCAGTgttaacattacactcacattttcacAGCAAGGTCATGccaggttagcctattcactgaataaaaacacaatgatCAGACTTACTGCGCGAAAGTGTGTAGCTGAttgacggatagttggcagaacgccaggatttattttaagatttgtagtgaagcttttttccccctccaagGCTGTCCTCCATAAAGTAATGGGTGTATACATGAGGCGGGCTTATCTAGCTAGGGGCGTGTCAGCGACAGCAAGCTTGGAACCTGGAACACACTTTTCTTGCCAGTGGAAAGGTTTCAATAGTGAGTAGAGCTGTGCCAAGCCAAGTCGGTACCATGAAGTGGAAAAGGGCAGTAGGAGGTGCTGCTAGACATGTTGCAGAATCAGCACTTCTGGGGTAAGGAGACATAATTGGATTTAGAtaaaaagaatttttttttttttgcctgctaCCACTTGAACTGACTTAATTTTGTTGCCTCATCATTTGAGTCTGTCATCTGTTTCCTCATCACTCATTAGGCTCACTAACCACTTCCTATCTTGGCATGTAGGAGCCGGTGAAGACTGAGGAAGGCCGAGAGATGGCCACCAGGATCAACGCCTTTGGTTACCTGGAGTGCTCAGCAAAGACCAAGGATGGTGTGCGGGAGGTGTTCGAGATGGCCACCAGGGCAGCATTGCAGGTCCGCAAACGCAAGAAGAGAAGCGCCTGCGCACTGTTGTGAGCCGTCCgtccacacacatacgcacgcacacacac from Dunckerocampus dactyliophorus isolate RoL2022-P2 chromosome 8, RoL_Ddac_1.1, whole genome shotgun sequence encodes:
- the LOC129185992 gene encoding rho-related GTP-binding protein RhoA-D, producing the protein MAAIRKKLVIVGDGACGKTCLLIVFSKDQFPEVYVPTVFENYIADIEVDGKQVELALWDTAGQEDYDRLRPLSYPDTDVILMCFSIDSPDSLENIPEKWTPEVKHFCPNVPIILVGNKKDLRNDEHTRRELAKMKQEPVKTEEGREMATRINAFGYLECSAKTKDGVREVFEMATRAALQVRKRKKRSACALL